A single region of the Solwaraspora sp. WMMD406 genome encodes:
- the rplK gene encoding 50S ribosomal protein L11: MPPKKKLVKTFTLQLPAGQATPAPPVGPALGQHGVNIMEFCKSYNAQTEAQRGDIVPAEISVYEDRTFTFVLKTPPAARLLLKAAGVPKGSGVPQATKVGSVTTAQLREIAEKKMADLNANSIEQAEKIIAGTARSMGITVKE; this comes from the coding sequence ATGCCTCCCAAGAAGAAGCTCGTCAAGACGTTCACGCTGCAGCTGCCGGCGGGCCAGGCCACGCCGGCACCGCCGGTCGGTCCGGCGCTCGGTCAGCATGGCGTGAACATCATGGAGTTCTGCAAGTCCTACAACGCGCAGACCGAGGCCCAGCGTGGCGACATCGTGCCGGCCGAGATCAGCGTGTACGAGGACCGCACCTTCACCTTCGTGCTGAAGACCCCGCCCGCCGCCCGGCTGCTGCTCAAGGCCGCCGGCGTGCCGAAGGGCTCCGGGGTGCCGCAGGCCACCAAGGTCGGTTCGGTGACCACGGCCCAGCTGCGCGAGATCGCCGAGAAGAAGATGGCCGACCTCAACGCCAACAGCATCGAGCAGGCGGAGAAGATCATCGCCGGGACCGCCCGGTCGATGGGGATCACCGTCAAGGAGTGA
- the rplL gene encoding 50S ribosomal protein L7/L12, with amino-acid sequence MAKLSTDELLDAFKEMTLIELSEFVKQFEETFDVTAAAPVAVAAAGPAAAAVEAEPEKDEFDVILEADGGKKIQVIKVVRELTGLGLKEAKDLVEAAPKAVLEKANKEAADKAKAKLEAEGAKVTLK; translated from the coding sequence ATGGCGAAGCTCAGCACCGACGAGCTGCTCGACGCGTTCAAGGAGATGACGCTGATCGAGCTGTCGGAGTTCGTGAAGCAGTTCGAAGAGACTTTCGACGTCACCGCCGCCGCGCCGGTCGCGGTGGCCGCCGCCGGTCCGGCCGCCGCCGCGGTCGAGGCCGAGCCGGAGAAGGACGAGTTCGACGTCATCCTTGAGGCTGACGGCGGCAAGAAGATCCAGGTCATCAAGGTTGTCCGGGAACTGACCGGACTCGGCCTCAAGGAAGCCAAGGACCTGGTCGAGGCCGCGCCGAAGGCCGTTCTGGAGAAGGCCAACAAGGAAGCCGCCGACAAGGCCAAGGCGAAGCTCGAGGCGGAGGGTGCGAAGGTCACCCTCAAGTGA
- the rplA gene encoding 50S ribosomal protein L1 produces the protein MQRSKSYRKASDLIDRAKLYTPAEAVKLAKDTTNVKFDATVEVAMRLGVDPRKADQMVRGTVNLPHGTGKTARVIVFAAGAKAEEAVAAGADEVGTDELVARIQGGWLDFDAAIATPDQMAKIGRIARILGPRGLMPNPKTGTVTMDVTKAVSDIKGGKITFRVDKHSNLHLIIGKASFGETQLIENYAAVLDEVLRAKPSAAKGKYLRKVVLTTTMGPGVPVDPNVVKNLTEAAGES, from the coding sequence ATGCAGCGCAGCAAGAGTTACCGCAAAGCCAGTGACCTGATCGACCGGGCGAAGCTCTACACCCCGGCGGAGGCGGTCAAGCTGGCCAAGGACACCACCAACGTCAAGTTCGACGCCACGGTCGAGGTCGCGATGCGCCTCGGCGTCGACCCGCGTAAAGCGGACCAGATGGTCCGAGGCACCGTCAACCTGCCGCACGGCACTGGTAAGACCGCGCGGGTGATCGTCTTCGCCGCCGGTGCCAAGGCAGAGGAGGCGGTGGCCGCCGGTGCGGACGAGGTCGGCACCGACGAGCTGGTCGCCCGGATCCAGGGCGGTTGGCTGGACTTCGACGCGGCGATCGCCACTCCGGACCAGATGGCGAAGATCGGTCGGATCGCGCGGATCCTGGGCCCGCGCGGCCTGATGCCCAACCCGAAGACCGGCACGGTCACCATGGACGTCACCAAGGCCGTCTCGGACATCAAGGGCGGTAAGATCACCTTCCGGGTGGACAAGCACTCCAACCTGCACCTGATCATCGGCAAGGCGTCGTTCGGCGAGACCCAGCTGATCGAAAACTACGCGGCGGTGCTGGACGAGGTGCTGCGGGCCAAGCCGTCGGCGGCCAAGGGCAAGTACCTCAGGAAGGTCGTGCTCACCACGACCATGGGCCCGGGTGTCCCGGTGGACCCGAACGTGGTGAAGAACCTCACCGAGGCGGCCGGCGAGAGCTGA
- the rplJ gene encoding 50S ribosomal protein L10 produces the protein MADKPVRADKATAVAELTERFRESGATVLTEYRGLTVAQLTQLRRSLGQSATYSVAKNTLAKRAASDAGIDGLDELFTGPTALTFVSGDVVEAAKGLRDFAKANPMLVIKGGVFEGRAITATEVTKLADLESREVLLAKLAGAMKANLSKAAAVLQAPLSKTARLAAALQEKRESEGTQA, from the coding sequence ATGGCGGACAAGCCGGTTCGAGCCGACAAGGCGACGGCGGTCGCTGAGCTGACCGAACGTTTCCGGGAGTCCGGGGCCACCGTGTTGACCGAGTACCGCGGCCTGACCGTCGCTCAGCTGACCCAGCTGCGGCGATCGTTGGGACAGAGCGCGACCTACTCGGTGGCGAAGAACACCCTGGCCAAGCGGGCCGCGTCGGACGCGGGCATCGACGGACTCGACGAGCTGTTCACCGGTCCTACCGCGCTCACCTTCGTCTCCGGCGACGTCGTCGAGGCGGCCAAGGGTCTGCGTGACTTCGCGAAGGCCAACCCGATGCTTGTCATCAAGGGTGGCGTATTCGAGGGCCGGGCGATCACCGCTACCGAGGTCACCAAGCTGGCCGACCTCGAATCCCGCGAGGTGCTGCTGGCCAAGCTGGCCGGTGCGATGAAGGCGAACCTGAGCAAGGCCGCGGCCGTGCTGCAGGCTCCGCTGTCCAAGACCGCCCGCCTGGCGGCGGCGCTGCAGGAAAAGCGCGAATCCGAGGGTACGCAGGCCTGA